In the genome of Peromyscus eremicus chromosome 8b, PerEre_H2_v1, whole genome shotgun sequence, the window gatgagtgaatggatgaaatgatagaaggatggatgggtatttggatgaatggatggatgggtgatggaTAAATAGGTGTTAGGAAAGATGGGTGCATAGATGGATAGATTAATGAGTGGATAcatgaagaaaagaaatctcTCCAATGGAATCCTAACATAAGAAAAAGATcttcagtggaaggagagaaaacaatGTTCTTGTCTTTGCTTCTCTTTGATTTGTGTATTACTTTCAAGGTGTGAGTATTGGAAAATATTTCTGAGCTTTACTAATCTCTGTAGAAGGCATGCCATTAGGCTATACTGGAATCAAGTTTGCTTTCAGGTTTATATTTTGGTTCAGATAAATAAACTTCTAGCAGTATAACTAAGAAGTagactcctttcttccttcacttcttccttctatccctcatccttccttctccttttccttcttcctttccttccctattTCAATTTTTAGTAAAGATAGTAATCTAAAATGCCCCTAGAAACTCAGCAAGTATGGAAACAGGAAGCTATAGGACTCAGTACAATGGTAGATCACCTGCGAACTATCAGGAAGATTCAGattcaatttaaaacaaaaagaaaccaaagagggggagagaaaatATAAGTTACCTAAACTGCATCTTTGCTCAAAGGGTAGAAGCCCTAACTCATCATTCATTTCCCTGGAATGAAGTTTCTGTAGACAGAAAAGTGGATGTCAGCCCTCCCTGGTCCAGTGACCATTCCCTGATGAGAACATGTACTTACCTCTGCATTCATACTTGAGGTCCGAGAAGTAGACCATTTCTTGGGAAAAGACAAACAGGCCCAGCCGTCCACCAGCATAAGTTTGGTCATAGATTGGTCCTGAATCAGCCATGACCTGCTTTCCTTCATGCACTAAGACTCTAAAACAGGTACGGGAGTAAAGGATAAAAGAGAACTTGAACTCTGCAGTACATTCACTGGAGGCTAATGGTTGGTTCTGGATGTCAGCTGCTGATCAAGaggaatctactgtccttgtttGGTGCTAAGGATGAAAACATGGCCTTGTATATGATGACCAAGAGTTCtctgctctaccgctgagctacacCCAGACCAACCCAGAGGGATCTATAATCCCACTCTCTGCTCAGGGTCTTAGCAACTGGGCCAGGCTTGCTTTCCCTGTAAGAACACTGGGCCCTGTCAGGGAGCAGGATCTGAAGGGCCCATTTCTTCTCACAGGCAAAGCTGCTGCACTCTTCCTGTGTGTGATTACAACCACCCAGGTTTGCAGCAGGTTGCCTTTAAGAGCCAAGGTAGTGTGCCGAGTGAACGGTGCTTCCTGATTGCCTGTAGGGGATGAGTGACTGTTTCTTCTTTGGAGCTATGTCAGGTCTTCCCCTGAGTATGGCTCCATTAGCTTTCATTTTCCCTGAAAATTCCAAGTTTCATCTTTGTCCCATTGTAAGAGCTGTCTGTGAGTGGGGACAGGACTCGATCTTTGTGGCCCAGAGTGTAAATTGATACCACAGAGTTCCCTGATGGAGCACATAGCAAATAGGACCCCTTTGCAGGGACATCATACCCTACATACCAGTTTACACCTCACCTGCCCCGACCCTCAAGGATCCACAAACACCAGATAGCCAACagtgatgtggctcagtggtagaacatttgcttaTGTATAAAATCCTGGATTCCATCCAGATGGATGTGCAGTGGTTTTCATACCACCCAACAAGTATCTTAACACATAGACTTTTTTCAAGATTTTAAAGTAAGTGAGGTATAGTAAGGATGCAAGATAGATGAGAAAAGGCATTCAAAACTGAGGAATCCAGAGAAGAATATAAAAGAGTTCATTATGGTATAGTTATCTATTGATATTCTCCAatgggaaggaagacagagaaggcaGATTGTCTACCCAATGGAAAAGCAGACTGTCTATCCAATGAGAAGCAGACTATCTATCCAATGAAAAAGCCATCTTGCCATTAAATGGAAAGGCATACTTGTTATGGAAAAGAAGATTAGCCCACCTAATGAGAAGAGAGTCCCGAGGAGCCTGTCACTGGACAGAAATGCTGCACAGCTGCCCTTACCTCATGTAGCCAGTCTTAGGCCTGTGAATCAGGTGCCACCTGTAGGCAGTGTAGTCTTTCCAGCCAATGTTTTTGGGGTCATGCCATAGTGTGCGCACCTGTGGAAAAGCATCATTGTTGAAGGATGAGGTACATGTCTCTCTACCATTCTTCTCCCCCTGGACTGTGCAAAGTAATACCCCACTAGCTGCACTACCTctctggtttattttgttttacaggatataaatataacatgtttGAAATCAAACACTGTGTATCATCTACCCTGCTATGCACACCAATGGGGTGCTACAATATGCACCTAAATCCACTGCTTACTGTGTTGCAGTTAGCACTAAGAGCACGAATACTTGGCCCAGACAGTCatggatctgaattcagatcttcTCTTTTTGGTTGTGAAACTATCAACAGAACCCTGACATTGTCCTGTCTCTGTAAAAGACTGGACATGTGTTCACTCTTGTCAACTATGTTGGCATGAGCACTAGGCATTCTGTGTTTAATAAAGTAAGTATTCAATGCCAACTATTTAAATGATTTCTACTTGAATAAAAATTAACTgagaatgtaatttaaaattaatgagCGTGTAGAGTCTGTCTGGAAGAGGTCATCAACCGCCCAGTCCCTCACCTggccttctgtgtttcctgtatgccaCAGGGCATTCCTCAGATGCTCGCCAGTACCAGTCGTGGAGTTTACCACTTTGAGTGACACGCCAGAGTAGCCATAAGCCCGACTTGGCTTGTCTTCCCAGTAGGTCTGGGTGACCTGCTTCCACATGACCACGTAGAAGCGGCTGCTTGACTGATAGCCAAAGACGAAGCCCGCATAGTCATCGTCCCGGTCAGTGTTGACATAGAACGTGCCACTGAAGTCCACAGATCCAAACTCATCAAAACCTGGACACAGAGGAAATATGCATGGTCTGAAGGCCCAGGGAAAAGCACCTCAGGGGCCtctgtctgtggtggtattgtgttccccaaaatattgtgcacgctgataaacttatctggggtcagagaacagaacagccacaatattaaacatagaggataggcagtgatagcacacacctttaatcctagcattccagaggcagagatctacctggatctctgtgtgttcaaggatacagccaagcatggtgactcatgcctttaatcccagaaagtgagcctttaatcccagggagtgatggcagaaagcagaaagatatataaggcatgaagaccagaaactagaagcttttagctgcttaagcttttaggcttttgaacagcagttcagctgagattcatttggatgaggactcagaggcttccagtctgaggaaacaggatcatctgaggaattggtgaggtaaggtagctgtggcttgttctgcttctctgatctttcagcatttaccctaataccttgctccaggtttgtttttattaataagaccttctaagattcatgctacacctgtcACAGAAACATGGTCTGAAGAGCTTAGATTGGTTCTGCTTCAGGCTCTTCACTGAGAGATCAGCAAACGTTATGAAACTTGTGACCCAACCAATAGTTCTGTTGGGCTCCAGAACACAGCGGTTCCACTGTGTCATGTACCATTTCAGACAGTCCACAATATGAACTGGCTTATTGAACACCAATTCCACAGACCTGAGAGGCAAACCTGTGCTTTCCCAGAGCCCCTTACCAGGTTATGAAGGGAGACTGTTCTACACACCAAGGAAGGCTGAGGCTACTAGGGAAATTCTCCTGAATCCTGTCCACATGGCCCCACTTGGCCACTCAACAGCATCACCTCACTCGGTGTCTCAGGCTCACCTACAGCAATGCCAGGGTCTGAGTTTGCTGTCTGCACCAGCTCTTTGCCTTGGTGACGAATTACCCAGTTGGGATCGATTTGTGTGGTTCCCTTGGGATCCAGAGGGACCATCTGGAAGTTCCTGAAGTCTGTCTCAGTGATAGCATTGTTCTCAGGGCACACGTCATCAATATCTGGGACGTTGTCATTGTCAAAGTCATCTTTACAGATGTCACCTCGGCCATCACCTGTGGATAAGAAAGAAGTGAACATGGGGGACAAGGTGGATGATTTGCACTTCTTTTTCAGTGTGAAGGCAGGGACCTCTGGGTCCCCAAGATCTAAGACTGAGCACCCTCCAGATAACTACGGGTTGAAAGTCAACTGCCTCCTAAACTTTGAGCTTGTAAAGCTGTAGAGAATCCCAGGGATGCTTTTTAAAACATCATCACAGCAAACCCTGCAGCCAAGGACAGAGCGTTAAGACCCTCACAAGGGCTCTGCCCTCCCACACTCAGGGGTGGCTGACTATGTCTAAGTTCATCTGTCACTGTCATTCTTAATCACTGGAGCCATTTAATTTATTTGGCATCTAAAATAGAACCTTTCCAGCTCACATGACTTTCCCTAGGGAGATTGGGCCCAATGAGGTTGGTTGACAAGGGAGGAGAGGTCATGCCTGTGACCTCACAGCTGCCCTGCCCTTGGCCACAATGAGATACCCATAGGCAGGGGCAATGAGGTAAACCAGGCACTCTGCTGGAACCTCTTatttcaaaaggaagaaaagaaagcatatttAGTATCAAGATTAGTATCTTCACCTCCCCCCCATTCTTTAAACTAGTTCCCAGTTCTGTATCCACTGCCACACGCTCCcctactgtgtgacacacttaGTTAGGTGTACacgcattttcttttcttgaaacgGGGAGGGCCTCCGTAGGGCTTAcctcaaggatgactttgaacttctggtcaACCTGAGATAAAGGTACTCACCACGCTGCCTTGTGTGTAATGCTGAGTTCCATGTACATGAGGCGAGTGCTCTACCAATTAAGCCACATCACTAGCCTCAGTAGTGGAATCTTAAAGTATTAAAAATGTTGGCCTAGGTACGTCaacctctcttccttcccagtcCCCTTCCTAGATGAGCCAATCCCATCTCCCGCTGCCGGCACTGGTGTCTGCATCAAGCTGGGAGCTTTCTGCTGAAAGCCCTCTTTCCTGTGCAGGGAGGATCCTGGAGCTGCCCTTGGGCCTAGGCCAGTCTTTTCACGTGCTTCTGAGTCATATTGGCTCAACACCCCAGGACTCCTGGTCTCCATTTGTTCAGGATATGTGTCTTCCAAATAAAGCTTGGATCATTCTGGCCATTGGGagggagttcatggccagcctatCAGCAAGCACAGCTGTGTGCTTTGTTATTCAGGATTGTAGTCCTTTCTGGGGTGTGACTTCCTCCAGAGCTTGCACAACTACAGACCACTAATTTATACAGGCCTTCCATTTTACACTGTCCCTATTTTAGTTACTAGATACAAAACAATAAATCCCCCATCCTGTCATGGGCTGCATACAGTGAACCTTATTTCTTTCAAAGTGATTACCAAAGGTTTTCAAAAGTACATGGATATTGGGAGGTTTCTTCATCCTGGCAAGCACAAACACACTTCTCCTCTACCGTTGGTAGAATATTAAACACACAAGAAGAAGCTGAAATTGCCAAGCAGGCTAGACAGAAAACCAGCATCCCTGTGGCCAGCACCCTAAGATAGTCATCCTGCTgacttttgaattttaaaaaagtggcTTTGTAACCACGGAAGTTCTGCCTCTGAGGGACTGCTCACGCAGTTTGCAATGCACAAGTGAGCTGAGGAAGGCACCCACCATCTGAGTCTTCCTGATCTGGGTTGAATACGAGTCTGCAGTTGTCCCTGTCGTCTGGAACaccatcattgtcatcatcagaGTCACAGGCATCGCCCTTGCCGTCATTGTCATGGTCGGCCTGGTTGGAGTTGGAGATGTACGGGCAGTTGTCTTGGTTATTCTGGTGACCGTCATCATCTATGTCTTCATTGTTGTCACACTGATCTCCAACGAGATCGTTGTCCAGATCCGTCTGGAAGAGAGGGCAGGAAGCAAACACCATGAATACCCCTTGAGGAAGCACATGAAGGCTAGGATGCTAAACTAGCGACCCACCCCACTGTGTTACAGGTCAGTACTGGGGGGCAAGGTGCAAAAATGGGGTGTACTGGCTCACTTACTGTCCACACAGAACAGAGCCTGGAATCTAGACATGTGGGTTCAGGTCCTCCCAGCCTGTGCCCCATCCCATAGGGATGGTTAACTACCCTCAACAATCACTGGTACTACTTTTCCCACCATTTGTTACTGTACACTCTGCAGACCATACTTATAGGTCACATTCTCCTTGTCCCTTCCAAAGGCAAGCCTAGAATTGTAGCTGGTTCTGGGTTTGCCTCAGGGTAACCATGGAGACAAATTTCTCTCCAGGCAGTGAGGGGAAGCCACTTCCTCACTTGGCCTGTGGCCACCTAGATACAATGTGTTTGGATTTGGGCTCTGTAAGAGGTTCCAGCTGGGATTATAGAAAAATCTATGTTGTCATCTTGGCAGAGCAGATGAGAGCCACACAGGAACATCTTTATGATGCTGTCTGAGGATGTGGAACGCCCTGCTCTGAGATGCCAGGCACCCTCAAAGGGTCATCTCAAGGCAACAGCCGAGGAGCAGACCCCGGCTTGGAGACATTCCGTCACCTGATCAGGGTTGTGCATCAGGGGACAGTTGTCACAGTGGTCACCCACGCCGTCACCGTCAGTGTCTCTCTGGTCAGTGTTGTAAACATAGGGACAGTTGTCTCGTTCATTGAAAACATCTGTTGGTGGAAGAAATAAAGTAGTGATACACTGAGTTTAGAGGAGGTACATCGTTTTCCCATCATACTAGATAAGATGCAGACAAACTTTACTGAGAAAATGgcaaaaaaatgtaaagattaTTAGATTCATGGAAGAGTTATGATATATTTTCCAGTAAAATTCAAATTCCCAGTgaaaccatgtctccaaaaaaaaaatcccaatttcCTTAGCCTAAAATACAGTTAGTGTTTGGAGTTCTCTGGGGCGATGCTGCCCAGTCAGAAGAGGGTAAATGTGGTGTGTCTCTGTACTTGCTACATTGGCTGTTCCCATTTAGATCTCAGGAAGTATGTGCTAAGTCCACAGGAACATGGTGGGCTCTGGCTGATGTTGCCTCCTCGTCCACGTACAGTAGGAGAGAACCAGTGGTGGAGAGGGTTTTAGAAATCTGAAAATAGGTAAGGAAGTCCACCAGTACTggagaaataataatttttaaaaagatacagtgGCAAAGTGAAGGGTCATAACTAATAAATCAGAAAGAAGGGACCCTGGACACTGGCCTTGCCTCAGcccaaggaagaggaggacacTTGCGGAAGGATGAAGGCCAATAGAAAAGACCCTTAAAATGACCAGGGTATAAGAACCTAAGACCCCAGTCAACGTAACTAGCCTACATCAGGATCTGGCTGCATCAAGCTCTAAAAAGGCAGAGTGGTCCAGACTGTCCTGAGGATAAGGTTGGATGTAGAAGCTCACTGGAAAGTTCTACAAGAACGTATGCTTTGAGATAGGTCCAAATAGCAGGGCAGAGTGAGTCAAAGTGGATGAAGGGACCCCAGGCTGGGAAGGGATGAGGAGAGGGGGTGAGACCGACTTGGTACAGAGAATAGAGCAGAGCAGTGATCCGAGTGTCTCCTGGCTCTACAGTGACACTCTGAGATAGGAGTGACTGGGTCCCCAGGGCGATGTGGTAGGTCTCTGGGCTCTATTCCAGAGGCCACCAGGCCTCAGGGTAAAATGTCAACCTGCAGTGATGTCAGAGCTTTCAGGGTACTCCTGTATCACTCCACCTGTCTAGGGCCCCAGATCCTGTGGTTAGACCTGATCAATAAACAGCAAGAGGTGAGACAAACCACTCTCCTCAAAGCAGAGGGATGAGGCaagagcacagttcttgtgtGCTTTAGAGGGAGCACTCACTGCGGAAGAATTCAGTGCAGGGAGTAAGGTGTAGCAGCTGTGAGGCTGGCATCAGGGAAGAAGATGCAGAATTACGGTTTTCTAAGAAGGGGCCTGGGGCTTGTGGGAGAAGATAAGCTATCTAAGGAATAAATTTCATAATGTAAAGATAAAGTTGAACTCCTCCAAAAAGTTCGGAATTGTGAGTGCAGCTGGCCCTGGTGTACAGGGAGGGCTGCTACCAGGACCCACAAAGATACCAAAATCCAGATGTCCACACCCATTACACAAAATGGTGTATATTTACAAGCCATCTAGGTACAACCTCCTACATACTTAAAAGTCATCtctatattataattttattgtttcaCTTAATGACAAGGTAAAGGTCTAGGGGTTAGTAAGATGACTCTGTGGGTAGATGTGCTTGCAACACAAGCCAGATGACCCAAGTTCGATCCTCAGAACTctacattaaaacaaaataaacaaacaaaaaccagatgcAGTGGTGagcaccttcaatcccagccccTCTACGGCAAGGTGAGCAGAAGATACAGGAGAATCACTTGGACATTCCCACAATAGCTTGTCTGGAGTGCCAcgagaaagaaaccagagagaccctgtctcaagaaggtGGAAGAAGATAACCAACTCCTGAGAGTTGTTTGCTGACCCCCATGTGCACAGGGCAGCACCCTCCCCCTCCATACACTCTCAGACACACGTAAATAAATGAACTTCAAAGTCTACATGCTCATTAGATGCAATCTCTTTTTCAACGCTCTGTCTATGGTTAGTTGATTTGTGGCTGTGGACCTGAATACACAACGTGCTGACTCAGTGATCATCATGAATCCTGATCTGTGTCACTACAACAAACAGAGCCACTGACCGTCCCCGTCGATGTCCACAGAGCAGGCATCCCCTTCACCGTTGTTGTCTGTGTCAATCTGTGCTGGGTTGTGCACGTAGGGGCAATTATCACAGCGGTCTCCCACCTCATCCTTGTCATAGTCTAACTGACggggattgaagagaagctggcaATTGTCCTAAAAAACAACCAGAGAAGGACTtcagaaagaacacagaaaagaCATCCGGTTGCCGTAAGACAGTTCATGCTTACGAAACAACCAACAAAGAGCCAATGAAAACGAGTCCATTAGCCCTCCACAGGCACCTTTTCAACATCATGTGGTTTTACAGCTATGTATACACCGCTATCCTTCCCCATAAGTGTTAAGATTTCCTATTGCAAAGTGGCTGTTTCACCTACTTCACAGGGACACCAAATAGATGAGAGAGTAGGTGAGAGGATGGACGGATGGGTAAGAAGAGAAGAGCGTTGAATCCCCCCACAGAGAATCCATCCTCAGGGAACTGTGTGAGCCACAGGTTAAACCTTCTGCCTGTAACATCTGTCGCTTGCCTCAAGCACAGCTCACCCAAAGAAAAGGAAGCCAATAAGGTCTTTTGATGCCATTAAAGAAAGTGACATTGCTGAGCAGTTTCTGCGTTGTACGCCAGGGAGCCCCACGCACCGGCTAATCAGCATTTGCACTGTCAACTTTCCCTGTTGGTGGCTTCTGGGAACTGTTCACAAATATGTGCCAGCAGACCCACCTTGGGGGGACTCAGTGTTTGAAGGCAGCACCCGTCCTACCTTCTCATCGCTAACACCGTCATTATCATCATCCTCATCACAAGCATCTCCGATTCCATCCTTATCAAAATCCTCCTGGCCGGAATTTGGCAGTTTAGGGCAGTTGTCCTGTGATTTGGAGAGGAATGATAACCATGAAAGCATTCCAAAGAGGCCTTCTTTCCAAAACagggaaaataaaacaagacttATGAAGCCAAcgatataaatatctgatacaaGTCCTCAGATAAAAGCAGAAGAATGGGGGTCAGAGCCAGCTGGCCTGGACGTGTGCTGTGCTTTTAAGTCCTACCCTGGGAATGATGTCACTGCTGCACACAAGTAGACAAAGGGAGCCCTGTTCTGAGCCCAGGATCCCCAGGAAGGGATCAGACACCTgggagagcagaagagggtgAGGGGTGCCTGTCCCCAGAGAGGTGGAGGAGCAGATGTTTCGAGTCCAGTTCCATCCCACAGCCGCAGCCAATGAACCAAGAGCACCAGTACGTATGCAAGCTCGGCCCTCACTGGCCAGCAGGTCTCAAAGGAAGAAGCCTCCTTatcagtgtgtgtggtgtaggctTTGCAATTCCTGCACTTGACAGAAGCCTAGACGAAGGCAGGGCCAGCTCCACTCCAGCTCGTCACAGTTGATAGACATGTGGTAGCTGCTCCACTCTGTCCACTGTGCTGCGACCCAAACCTGAGCCACACGGACCCAACTGAGGGACTGTAGAAGAGCAGTGTTAGTTTCAACTACATTGATGCCTTTtcgtgtgtgtgcaagtgtgaatgtgtgtgtgtgtaaattgctGCCTTGTTTCTGTGACAATCTTGCTTGGTTAGCCAATACTTGCCATCTTCACTCAAGAGGCCATGAAATAAGAAATTCCTGCACTAAAAATTCATCACTTTAAACTTAAAATTAGGGCTAAATACACATataattatgttttttaaatggctttttgGTGGGGAGCCTTTTAGTACTTTTACTTGTGAAGATACAGAGGCCCAACCTGTATCAACATCTCGTGTAGTAGATCAAATGCTGACTCCCCAAACATGTCTGCACCCTGTGGCACGTGTGTGTCtttgtaaagaaaaacatttgatgggATCTTGCTAAGTGATCTCAAGCAGGGCAGCTTGTCTAGGGTCATTTCAGCCTCCCACACTCTGGGGCCAGGCATGGAGTCAGCCTGTCCACCCCACTGCTGATGGGCCGTGAACCAGCAACAAGCACCACGAGTGTGTACTGCTTTTCACAACCACCCCTGGGATGAAAATGAAATGAAGGCCGAGGCCACCTGTGTTCAGTGTTTGAGGTGGACACCTGTGCACTCCACACATCAGACCCAAGCTCTCTTCACACCTGCAGTTGTAGGAAAATGTGTAGCTCTAACACGGTTCAGTCTCAAAGTAGGAGGCTCATGTGGAGTGTGGGAGGGAACAAGATAATTCGGAGTTACTCACTGTTTAGATCATTGCTTCCAAATTGGCCCAGTCTTCCCTGACAGTGAATCCCTGAAGAGGACTGGGGGGCAGACCCTTACCCTGACTGAAGAGGACTGAGGGACAGACCCTTACCCTGACTGAAAAGGACTGGGGGGCAGACTCTTACCCTGACTGAAGAGGACTGGGGGGCAGACCCTTACCCTGACTGAAGAGAACTGGGGGGCAGATCTTTACCCTGACTGAAGAGAACTGGGGTGCAGACCATTTCACTGAAGAAGAGGCATTAAGGCATAGACCCCTGACCCTGACTGAAAGGAGGGTCTGCAGTACACAGTCCTAGCGCTTGGCCTGAAATAAATGTGAGTCTTACCTTGCTGCAGTGGTAGGTGGCGTTGGTAGCGCACACCAGGTTGTTGTTGGGCCACCCATCCAGGTCTGAGTCCTCCCCACAGATGAGCCCATCTCCGGCATAGCCAGTCTGGCACTCACACTTGAACATGGGGTCACTGAAATGGCCCAAGTAGATGCACTCCGCGTGCTTGTGGCAGTTGTGAGTCTTGTCCTTGCATGGATTTTCTGGCTCACACACCTGCAAGACCAAGAGTTGTAAGGACTACAGACAGGACTTACTAGAAAAGAAGGTGGCCCTCTGTACCCCTGAGAATGCGAAGAGGCTCATtgggggaggaagtggggagtaTGGCATTGTGCTGCGTTCTTAAAGTGCTAATTTGGATCTCTCAGGAAGCAGACTTGACTATTTTTTTAGGGGTTATCAGAGTCAGATAAATATCATTTCTGACCTTACTATAAGACACCACTTGCCATGGCTTAGTTGTGATTCCCAACAAATGTGTTAGAATCTGTATCACAGTGCAGTGGCTCTAGGAAGTGAAGCCTCATTAGAGGTGTAGTCAGGACTCTCCCATTTCTGCATGCCAATGCTgaatctctctgtctttgtctgtctttgtctgtctctgtctctgtctctgtgtctctgtctctgtctctgtctctctatctctctgtctctctgtctctgtctctctctgtctctctctgtctctctctgtctctctctctctctctctctggcttctgcCATGTAATGACAACACAGAGCCCTGAACTAGATGCCTGGTCCTCAGTCTGGGATTTCCGGTCTGCAAAATTGTGATAAATAAGTGTCTTTCCTTTATCCCTACCCTGCCTCGGGCATTCTGCTATAGCATCCCAGAACTGACCAAGATCGCTGCTGCCCAGGAGTTCATAGGCCCTTTGCATGGAAACATGGATTCCACGTGTCAGTAGGAGATGCTCCAGGCCACTTACTTGTTTCTCTGTCTGAGCAGCCTCCAGGCCAACCCCGAAGGGCTGGCTCCCCTTGTAGCGTGGGGGACAAGGCAGGCAGTGGAAGCCAGGGTTGGTGTTGACACAGCGGGAAACTTTGTTGGTTGAGAAGCAGATGTCTGTGGCCACAGCGCACTGTGAGGACAAATAGAAGTGAGCCTCTCTCCAGATTTCCACAGGACACCCTGCTGCCCAAGGTGGAGGTACCAACCTCATCCAGGTCTTCACAGTGGGTGCCATTGCCCAGGAAGCCCACTGGGCAGGAGCCACAGGACCAGGACCCATCGGGGAAGCTGTTGCACTTGGCTCCAGGAAAACACGGGTTGGATAAGCACCCATCTGCATGGAGATAGAGACAGAGCTATAACCAGatgccacacacatatgcacttgtaggcacacacatatataaatacacatacaagtgTGTATGTCCTGTTACACACCAGTCAGGCagcttctttcacacacacacacacacacacacacacacacacacacacacacacgtgccctaTTACTCACCAATAGGGCAGCTTCTCTTGTTGCACATTTGATGCTCCTTCACATCCCCCACACAGTCCTTCCCACCATACTGGGGCTCTGGGCTGTTGCAAACACGTGTCCGTTCACGGATCCCTCCAGCACAGGTGACAGTGCAGGTTGACCAAGGGGACCAGGGGCTCCAACGGCCATCAACTGTAGAGAGAACCAGGAAAGGTGTCTGGGAGGAGAATGGAGAGCTGGATTTATGATTGGCCCTGGCAAGAGCAGAGGGGAGATGAGGTTGATATCCTGGCTCTTCCAGTGCAGTTGAAGAAACTGGTGTACAAGTGAAGAGGGAGAGGATGGCCTACTGTGAAGTTCCATGGCCGTGATTCAGGGAGTGATATTGATTACTGAATTCCTGATAGATTTCTCTGCCTATAAAAGAAAATCCTTGCAATCTTCTACAGCCAGGAGCCTGAGTTTTCTTACCGAGCCATGTCTCCAG includes:
- the Thbs2 gene encoding thrombospondin-2, yielding MLWALALLALGLGPRAYAGDQGEDASFDLFSISNINRKTIGAKQFRGPDPGVPAYRFVRFDYIPPVKTDDLIRIVKLARRKEGFFLTAQLKQDRKSRGTLLVLEGPGTSQRQFEIVSNGPGDTLDLNYWVEGTQHTNFLEDVGLADSQWRNVTVQVASDTFSLYVGCDLIDSVTLEEPFYEQLEADRSRMYVAKGASRESHFRGLLQNVHLVFADSVEDILSKKGCQHSRGAEVNTISEHTETLHLSPHITTDLVVGQGVEKTQEVCTHSCEELSNMMNELSGLHVMVNQLSRNLEKVSNDNQFLLELIGGPLKTRNMSACVQEGRIFAENETWVVDSCTTCTCKKFKTVCHQITCSPATCANPTFVEGECCPSCPHSSDNDEDWSPWAEWTECSVTCGSGTQQRGRSCDVTSNTCLGPSIQTRACSLGKCDTRIRQNGGWSHWSPWSSCSVTCGVGNVTRIRLCNSPVPQMGGKNCKGSGRETKACQGIPCPIDGRWSPWSPWSTCTVTCAGGIRERTRVCNSPEPQYGGKDCVGDVKEHQMCNKRSCPIDGCLSNPCFPGAKCNSFPDGSWSCGSCPVGFLGNGTHCEDLDECAVATDICFSTNKVSRCVNTNPGFHCLPCPPRYKGSQPFGVGLEAAQTEKQVCEPENPCKDKTHNCHKHAECIYLGHFSDPMFKCECQTGYAGDGLICGEDSDLDGWPNNNLVCATNATYHCSKDNCPKLPNSGQEDFDKDGIGDACDEDDDNDGVSDEKDNCQLLFNPRQLDYDKDEVGDRCDNCPYVHNPAQIDTDNNGEGDACSVDIDGDDVFNERDNCPYVYNTDQRDTDGDGVGDHCDNCPLMHNPDQTDLDNDLVGDQCDNNEDIDDDGHQNNQDNCPYISNSNQADHDNDGKGDACDSDDDNDGVPDDRDNCRLVFNPDQEDSDGDGRGDICKDDFDNDNVPDIDDVCPENNAITETDFRNFQMVPLDPKGTTQIDPNWVIRHQGKELVQTANSDPGIAVGFDEFGSVDFSGTFYVNTDRDDDYAGFVFGYQSSSRFYVVMWKQVTQTYWEDKPSRAYGYSGVSLKVVNSTTGTGEHLRNALWHTGNTEGQVRTLWHDPKNIGWKDYTAYRWHLIHRPKTGYMRVLVHEGKQVMADSGPIYDQTYAGGRLGLFVFSQEMVYFSDLKYECRDV